The Molothrus ater isolate BHLD 08-10-18 breed brown headed cowbird chromosome 29, BPBGC_Mater_1.1, whole genome shotgun sequence nucleotide sequence CGGCTCCGCAGGtctttgtgctgctcttcatCTTCGTGAAACGCCAGATCATGCGCTTCGCCATGAAGTCCCGCCGTGGCCCCCACGTGCCTGTGGGGCAGCATGCACCCAAGGTGGGTATTCTGCATTCCCTGCACCCATCCATGCCTGAAGGgatgtgcaggagctgctgcctcagagtGGTGAGAGGCAGTGGGGAGGGTTTATCTAGGGCTGTTCTTATCCCTTTGATCCCACAAACAAAGGGAGTGGTCTGTAAAtgttgttttgctgctgtaCAGGATTTAAAGGAAGAGATTGACATTCGACTGTCCAGGGTGCAGGACATCAAGTACGAGCCACGGCTGCTGGCTGAGGATGATGGtcggctcctgcagctggagacacCAGGTACTGTgccagagctctgtcctgcactGTTCCCTGGGGCCAAGCCACACCTCTGACCGCTCCTTTTGGTGTCGTGCCACATGAGATGCTGTCTCTTCTCCTGGTTTCCCTTTCCTCACTTCCCTCCAAGGTTTGCAGAGATCTCAGTTTgtgctttcccttttccaggctgctATAACTACCTGTACAGGATGAAGGCACTGGATGCAATCAGGACATCAGGTGAGGGAGCCCAGGGCAagagtgggagcagaggggtgCAGAGGGACCCTGAATGAGGGTGCCAGCAGCCCCCTCCAGGTGCTCACTGGGGAGTAGCAGTCACTTCTCCCATTGGTGGCCTTAGGGTTGGAAGTGCTGGGGCAGTGAGCATGGATGGAGATTTATCCAGGCAGTGCTTCCTGACCAGAGGGATGAGCACAGGTATTTTCACCTGTGCTTCAGCTGTTGTGCCTTTTTCCAGAAATCCCATTCCAAGCAGAGGCTCGGTACCCAAAgtctttaatagggaagaacTTCTGTGCCTacctgctggagctgaggaatTCCAGCACCTCCTTCAAGGGCATCCGCAAAGCCTTGATCGACACGCTCCTGGATGGCTACGAGAGCGCCCGCTATGGCACTGGGGTGAGTGCTGGggggccctgctgtgcccacagggcattcctgtgccctgccctgctgctgggactgAGCTCACACCCCAACTGCAGCTGCATGTTCCGTGGTATTTTCTGTTTGTATCCAGGTCTTTGGGAAAACGGAATATCTGAAGTATGAGGAAGCTCTGAATGAACTGGCAAACATGTAAGTGCTGCTGGCCAGATGCAGTGCTGGGTTCCTGGGCCCCAGCAGCCCGTGAGAAGGTGTGAATAGAGATGGGTTTAGGGCACAGGTATCTGAGACAGGAGCTGTCTGTGCCCATCTGTCCCTCTGGGTTCACTCCTTCCTTGCAGCCCATCCATTACTGCACTTTTGGGTTTGTTCCGTGCTCACAGTCACCATTCCTGCTTGTCCCTGACCACCTTGAGTCAGGGACTTGCACAGAACCAGTAGCTTTAGATGCCAAGACCTCAGTGAGTGCTGTCATCAGGAAAGCAGATTTGCTTCATGttggacagacagacagacacacaggctGAGCAGTGATGGTGCCTCttctctgcccacagcaccaaggcccggggtggcagcagccagcGGCAGCACCAGTCAGCAGTGAAAGACCTCACGCTGTCCCCTGAAGcctccagccccaccaccaTCCAGGTCACCTACCTTCCTTCCAGCCAGAAGAGCAAACGTGCCAAACACTTCCTGGAGCTGAAGAGTTTCAAGGACAACTACAACACACTGGAGAGCACCCTGTGAGCGCGCGGGGGCCTGGTGCAGTGGGTGTGCTGGGTGGGTCTgggctgcagtgcaggcagcactgaGAGGAACCAGCTGCACTCTCAGATCTCCCCCTCAGCCCACTTTGGAGGTCATCACTCGGCGGGGGCTCCGTTCCAGCTGCTGGAGTTTGGCCCTCACCAGGAGCCCgttctggagctgctgagcccaTGGGGGTCAGCCCCACGGCCTTCTCTGCCACAGGCTTGTGACTCTCCAGCCTTTGAGTCCTGCATTGTCTTGGACCCTGTGAATAAACTCATGAGCTTGAGCTTATTTATAAAGACATGGATCCCAGCCAGCGCTCCCCTCCGCCCGTCCTTCCCTGCGGCAGCTGGCGGGAGCTGATGTTTGTCCGTCCTGTCCGTGAGGGTCTTGGGCACTGGAGCCACTTGTCTGTTTTTTCTGAAGGGTGAACACTTTTCCCCATGACGTCATTGTTCCTGCTGTCAGCCCTTTGTGCCcagcctgcctgtgctcctggatGGGGTAGAAATAGTTTGGTGCCTGTTCTTAGCACCATGGCTAAGCCACCGCTTTGGGCTGAGGTTTCTACTCGTTCTCCTGCACCCAGAGGGCATTTGGGGACGTCTCGAGGGGACAGAGTGGTGTTAAATGTCCCATCTGTTCTGCCAAGGGGGTGTTTGCTCCCGGTCTCACCAGCGCCTCGCATGCCAGCGTCTGCCGAGCTCCTGGGGCTGACAGCTCATGGTCCCCACCTCGAGTCTGCGTCCTGCCAGGCTGAGGACAGCGCTGGCAGCAGCTCACCCGACACTGTGGTGTGGGCAGCACAGAGTGGAGGGTACAGACCTCGGCActttttaattactgtttaaTAAAATGACAGTTTAGCTCAAGTAGGATGTGTGCCACTGGCCTCTGACTGCAGAGCCCCGTCCCTCCCCTCCTGAATCCTGGCATCCTGGCCTGCGTTAGGAattgtgtggccagcaggagcagggaggtcattcttcccctgaCTCGGTGCTGGTGAGGGCACatcttgagtgctgtgtccagttctgagcccctcagtttgggggaggacattgagatgcttgaggagggcaacaaggctggtgaggggcttggaacacaagccctgtgaggaatgTTTGAAGgaactggggttgtttagcctggaaaagaggaggcttagaggtgaccttattgctctctgcaacttcctgaagggaggttgTAGACAGATGGGGGTTGGTctctgacagaaccagaggcCACAGTCTCAAGCTACATCAGGGAAGCtataggttggatatcaggaagaaattttcaccggaagaataataaagtactggaatgctcttcccagggaggtggtagaatcaccatctctggatgtgtttaaaaaaagactggacatggcaccTGGTGCTatagttgaggtgttagggcataggttggactcagtgatcttagaggtctcttccaacctcattattctgtgattctgtgaagctGCTACGAAGTAGCCAGGACACCATTAATGGTAGCCAGGATGCTGCCATTCCTGCTGTGGAGACTGAGATGCAGTGGCAGTAACTGGCATGCAGTGATGGCAGCCAGGATGGCACCATTACAGTAACTGGGAGGCTGTTACTGTAACCAGGACGCCGTTACTGCCCCGGTGTTCCATTAACTCCCCACCGTTACGGGGGACCTGTGGCACTGGCCatggcagcacccagcagccagagctcctcactgcagcaggaggaggtcagacagggcaggggctgggaagaTGGAAGCTGTCCTGGGAGATAGTGGGctgcagtgtgccctggtgcAGGTTAAACTCCGGGCCACACAAGTGTTGCTCTTTGTTTGCAGGTCCAGGTGAATGGGAATGCTGGAGCAGGGTTCCTGAGGAGGtagagctggcagagctccctgggggCTCAATCCCCTGTACTGCTGGGGATCTGTGGGCAATGAGGAGCCCTagcacagggcaggctgggggggacatctctgcatccctgaCCTGCCCACCCTGTGTCTCAATAGCGGGCAGGGGGCCAGGGAGAACCCACAGTGCTGGGCATCATCCCTTGGGGTGCTGCAGTGGATCGTGGAGTCACGGCTGAAGAAGTGCGTGGAGTTGGAGCTGCACcttgcaggcagggagcaggcagtggtgaggctgggcactgggtgggtacaGCTGGGGtcccccagccctctgctgcCAGGGGTGGGTGCCCCCTTTGTCCTGGGGAACAATGTCTCCCAGCACTGATGAGCCAGGGGGACTTGGGGGTTCAGCACTGCCCCTGTACCTGGCAGATCCGCCGAGATGCCCTGTGCCAGCTTGTCCTGGATGAGCACCTacagcaccagcaggagctgtgccagcagggaaaaGCCTTCTATGTGGAGCGGCTCTGAGTGCTCAGCCCAGTGTGTGGCACTGGCCTGgcatctcccagctcctgacTGAGAATAAAACATGTTGAGCAAGACAGGCTGTGTCTGCTGCATGTGAGGCAtgggacagcccagggcagcagtggggggaagacacagcccagcacaatTCCTGTGGCTGGGATCCAGCCATGTCGCCTGCAaccctggctgccctggatcctaCACACTTCATCTTGCccatggctgtgccaggagatggCAGCACGGCCAGCATGCCTCACCAGGCTGGGTGCTCCACACAgatccctgtcccagcacagctcctgctgcaccatgCCGTGTGCCACGATGCTCCTGGCCgtgtggcacagccctgcagcagcagggagaggaacctgcctgggctgggtgcAATGCTCCCTGTCCCATCCAGGCACCCCAGGATCCCCGTGTGCTCCCCAGCTGGGAGGGTCCTGTCCCCCACCTCCCATCCCTTCTGTgcctgaccttggtgtctcccagccccagggcccatcagtgcctgctctggctctgcttaTTGACAGGGCTGGcggctgctgggccagcacccctccccacagcccttcATTAGCTCGGCTGTCAGGCTGCATCACATCACCCAGCGCCACACACGCCCCcggctctggcactgctgctgccacgtgtgtccctgctgtccccactgccacctCATCGTGGCTGAAGCCCCTGACCCCCaaggctgagctgtgtccctgtcttTCCCATGGCACTCAGGATTCTGGCTGCCCCATGTCCTGTCCCATTGGTCCCTCAAAGCCTGAGCCCCCACAAAGCCCCTGGTGCAATTCCCAAGGCTGATGTGTCCCACTGCAGCAAAGCACTGCTGTGGTGTGGGAAGGCTGTGCTTGCAGCACTCCATGGTATCCCATGTGCCcttgtcactgggcaccaccaCCCTggtcccagcagctgcctcagtgTGGATTGGGGTCCTGCCTCAGTCACCCAGCATGGATGGGGCCACATCCTCAACATGGATGCAGCAGGGTGACAGGCAGCCCTACCAGCTGCTCCTTGGAAGAGACACCCCTGTgacttccagcagctccccaaaGCAAGGGGATGTGAGGCACAACTCCCCCGTGTCCATGGGGCTCGTCCTTGGGCAGGGTCATGTGCAGCAGCCCCTTGGTGGCACAGGGCCCACAGGCCAGGGCTGGCCCCCGGTATTGACA carries:
- the C29H1orf43 gene encoding protein C1orf43 homolog, whose amino-acid sequence is MAGAGSNWLSGVNVVLVMAYGSLVFVLLFIFVKRQIMRFAMKSRRGPHVPVGQHAPKDLKEEIDIRLSRVQDIKYEPRLLAEDDGRLLQLETPGCYNYLYRMKALDAIRTSEIPFQAEARYPKSLIGKNFCAYLLELRNSSTSFKGIRKALIDTLLDGYESARYGTGVFGKTEYLKYEEALNELANITKARGGSSQRQHQSAVKDLTLSPEASSPTTIQVTYLPSSQKSKRAKHFLELKSFKDNYNTLESTL